AAGATGCTCGACCGCAAGATTTGGGTGAAGAAGGGGGCGTATATCATCATCGACCACACCGAGGCGCTGACGACGATCGACGTGAACTCGGGGCGGTTTGTCGGCACCAAGAAGGATCCGGAAAACATGATCCTGCAGACGAACCTCGATTCGGCGCGGGAGGCGGCGCGGCAGATCCGGCTGCGCGACATCGGCGGGCTGATCATCGTGGATTTCATCGATATGTACTCGCACCAGAACCGCAAGGTGCTGTTCGAGGAGTTCAAGCGCTGTTTTGCCAACGACCGGGCGAAGAATTCGATTTTACCGGTGTCGGAATTCGGGTTGGTGGAGATGACGCGCGAGCGTACGAAGCCGTCGATCATGTACACGCTGTCGGATTCGTGCCCAACCTGTTCCGGGTTCGGACGGATACAGTCAAAGGAAACGG
This region of Candidatus Zixiibacteriota bacterium genomic DNA includes:
- a CDS encoding ribonuclease E/G translates to KMLDRKIWVKKGAYIIIDHTEALTTIDVNSGRFVGTKKDPENMILQTNLDSAREAARQIRLRDIGGLIIVDFIDMYSHQNRKVLFEEFKRCFANDRAKNSILPVSEFGLVEMTRERTKPSIMYTLSDSCPTCSGFGRIQSKETVAMKIERFFMRAKVAKAGKRYQVHFHPEVAKFMQDRDENRIREIEKAHRFKIEIIPDDHLKPDEYRVIDAAEDVDITGLYQGVKG